One Clostridium estertheticum DNA segment encodes these proteins:
- a CDS encoding efflux RND transporter periplasmic adaptor subunit → MKLNLRTKFKDGVSKITIKKVIILVVMVIAIVAVYKSSIVQNKFFASKAVINQNTTIAKKGNLNVIVTGSGPIYFTNDSKIYSKIGATVTKVNYKEGDIVKAGDIIYELDDTDAQTTVNSNLNSYKQNQISAGSSDDAVNNLSIKATLSGLISDIAVNQGDTVQKGGTVVTIADTTKLKVLLSYNASDMGQIALGQTAKVYITSLKKTVNGSVTNINNQSSGNNLGGQASNVEIQINNPGDLLGAMTASADILAAKGTVSSTGTAALDYVKKQNITSSTGGTVQSISVTKNQKVYSGQVLLKMKNADITRAKENSDLQLANAKTEMDLKAKQLNNYKIIAPIAGVITKITNKVGDTVKAGDEISDVSDPTQMQFDVPVDELDIAKLQVGQKASITVDALPATLKTPVIGEVAKVAVTGTSENGVTTFIVTVKVNDNLDKLKGGMNANGEIEVSNKENILYVPIEAITTLNGKSFVYLKGAGSGSAPAGMTRNGGGYGQAPTSTTTNGNSKRSEATVSTKIASNGNASGFGGRASGRTSGTSSTATNKVQSYYAGSILTEVQVGLNNDNSIEITSGLKEGDVVVLPETKAASTTTTKAATTGVGGMGGGGFSGGGGRGN, encoded by the coding sequence TTGAAATTAAATTTACGTACAAAGTTCAAGGATGGGGTTTCAAAAATAACTATTAAAAAAGTAATTATTCTTGTAGTAATGGTTATAGCTATAGTTGCAGTATACAAAAGTAGTATAGTACAGAATAAATTTTTTGCTTCAAAGGCTGTAATTAATCAGAATACTACTATTGCAAAAAAAGGAAATTTAAATGTGATAGTAACTGGTTCAGGTCCTATATATTTTACAAACGACAGTAAAATATATTCGAAAATAGGTGCCACAGTTACAAAGGTTAATTATAAAGAAGGAGATATAGTTAAAGCTGGGGATATAATATATGAATTAGATGATACTGATGCACAGACAACAGTGAATTCAAATTTGAATAGTTATAAACAAAATCAAATATCAGCGGGTTCAAGTGATGATGCAGTAAATAATCTATCAATTAAAGCAACTTTAAGCGGACTTATTAGTGACATTGCAGTAAATCAAGGAGATACAGTTCAAAAGGGAGGTACAGTTGTTACCATAGCTGATACCACAAAACTTAAAGTATTGTTAAGCTATAATGCTTCAGATATGGGTCAAATAGCCCTTGGTCAGACTGCCAAAGTATATATAACTTCATTAAAGAAGACCGTAAATGGAAGTGTGACTAATATAAATAACCAGTCAAGTGGAAATAACTTAGGTGGACAGGCAAGCAATGTTGAAATTCAAATTAATAATCCAGGTGATCTTTTAGGAGCAATGACTGCAAGTGCGGATATTTTAGCTGCAAAGGGTACAGTATCAAGCACTGGCACAGCAGCCCTGGATTATGTGAAAAAGCAGAATATTACAAGCTCAACTGGTGGAACAGTCCAAAGTATTTCAGTTACAAAAAATCAAAAGGTTTATTCAGGACAAGTACTTTTAAAAATGAAAAATGCTGATATTACTAGAGCTAAAGAGAACTCAGATCTACAACTCGCAAATGCTAAAACTGAGATGGATTTAAAAGCAAAGCAACTTAATAATTATAAAATAATAGCTCCTATTGCTGGAGTAATAACAAAAATAACTAACAAAGTTGGCGATACTGTTAAAGCAGGCGATGAGATCTCTGATGTTTCAGATCCAACGCAAATGCAATTTGATGTACCTGTGGATGAGCTAGATATAGCTAAGCTTCAGGTTGGGCAGAAAGCAAGTATTACTGTAGATGCACTTCCAGCTACTTTAAAAACTCCTGTAATTGGAGAGGTTGCAAAAGTTGCAGTAACTGGAACCTCAGAAAATGGAGTAACCACTTTTATAGTAACTGTTAAAGTTAATGATAACTTAGATAAGCTTAAGGGTGGAATGAATGCAAATGGTGAAATAGAAGTATCTAATAAGGAAAATATTTTGTATGTACCTATAGAAGCGATAACTACACTTAATGGAAAAAGTTTTGTGTACCTTAAGGGAGCAGGTTCAGGTTCTGCACCAGCAGGAATGACAAGAAATGGTGGAGGGTATGGACAGGCACCAACTAGTACAACTACTAATGGAAATAGTAAGAGGAGTGAAGCTACAGTAAGTACTAAAATAGCTTCTAATGGTAACGCTTCTGGTTTTGGTGGTAGAGCTTCAGGAAGAACCAGTGGTACTTCAAGTACTGCTACAAATAAAGTGCAAAGCTATTATGCTGGTTCAATACTAACTGAGGTCCAAGTTGGATTAAATAATGACAATTCTATTGAAATTACTAGTGGTTTAAAAGAAGGAGATGTGGTTGTTTTACCAGAAACTAAGGCTGCGTCTACAACTACAACTAAGGCTGCTACAACTGGAGTAGGTGGCATGGGCGGCGGTGGCTTTAGTGGCGGAGGAGGCAGAGGAAATTAA
- a CDS encoding ABC transporter permease, with protein sequence MKFIQAYRMAIKSIVSNKVRSFLTMLGVIIGVASVIIAVGVAQGSTSSITSSLSGLGSNLININITGRGSNRNVTYAELKKFQSDNSTIISDIAPQASSNGTVKSGNLSRSTSVLGTSPEYANINSTTVQEGRFLIQLDIDYNQKIAVIGTAVANDIFKGQSPIGKTMKISGQQFKVVGVLTQTANGVDSSTDDRVIIPISVATKLSKSAVIKSFSAQATSATTVNQSVTILTTFLTKIYKSTNAFRVTNMTAVLSSLNSITTTLTVVLAGIASISLVVGGIGIMNIMLVSVTERTREIGVRKAIGAKKRNILTQFLIEALMVTGIGGIMGIIAGVCTIKFVIGGLKLVPEVYSIPWIILSFGISLLIGVVFGMYPANKAANLNPIDALAYE encoded by the coding sequence GTGAAATTTATTCAAGCTTATAGAATGGCTATAAAAAGTATAGTCTCAAATAAGGTAAGATCTTTCCTTACTATGCTGGGAGTTATAATTGGTGTAGCTTCAGTAATTATTGCTGTAGGTGTTGCACAGGGAAGTACCTCTAGTATAACAAGCTCACTTTCTGGGCTTGGTTCAAATTTAATAAATATAAATATAACAGGAAGAGGTAGCAACAGAAATGTTACTTATGCTGAGCTCAAAAAATTTCAAAGTGACAATAGTACTATAATTTCTGATATTGCTCCTCAGGCCTCCAGTAATGGTACAGTAAAATCAGGAAATTTAAGTAGATCCACTTCAGTTTTGGGTACGAGTCCTGAGTATGCAAACATTAATAGTACCACAGTCCAAGAGGGTAGATTTTTGATCCAGTTGGATATTGATTATAATCAAAAGATAGCAGTTATAGGAACAGCTGTTGCTAATGATATTTTTAAAGGCCAAAGCCCCATTGGAAAGACTATGAAAATATCAGGACAGCAATTTAAGGTTGTTGGAGTTCTCACCCAAACCGCAAATGGAGTGGACTCCTCAACGGATGATAGAGTTATTATACCAATAAGTGTAGCAACAAAGCTTAGCAAATCAGCTGTTATCAAAAGCTTTTCTGCTCAGGCAACTAGTGCTACTACTGTAAATCAATCTGTTACAATCTTAACTACATTTCTGACTAAGATTTATAAAAGTACCAATGCCTTTAGAGTTACCAATATGACGGCGGTTCTATCTTCACTTAATTCAATTACAACAACCCTTACAGTGGTTCTTGCAGGTATAGCAAGTATATCCCTTGTAGTAGGTGGAATAGGAATAATGAATATTATGTTAGTTTCCGTAACGGAGAGAACTAGAGAAATAGGAGTTAGAAAGGCCATTGGAGCAAAAAAACGTAACATATTAACACAGTTTTTAATTGAAGCCCTTATGGTTACAGGTATAGGTGGTATTATGGGGATAATTGCGGGCGTTTGTACTATAAAATTTGTTATAGGTGGTTTGAAATTGGTGCCAGAGGTCTATTCAATTCCTTGGATCATACTTTCATTTGGAATTTCACTTTTAATTGGAGTGGTTTTTGGAATGTATCCAGCCAACAAAGCTGCAAATTTAAATCCGATAGATGCCTTAGCATACGAATAA
- a CDS encoding sigma-54-dependent transcriptional regulator has translation MGKILVIDDEEYIGWVIKKAFEPTSNQVSLCLSGKAGLLEMQRQSYDLIFLDLRLPDIDGMDLLLELKKIQQHVAVIIITAHGSIDTAIECMKRGAFDYITKPFDVDELLLQAQKAMEMGRLRGELSYLRGEVIKDIDDTRFSSNNERVNSVFRSIAQVAETTATVLITGENGTGKELLARRIHQKSNRENYAFVVYNCSTESEITIDSELFGSEKTNLIGEMERTLGKFELADNGTIFIEEVGAMSLSIQAKLLRLIEEKEFQRVGSNSNIKIDVRIIATSSKNLAVAIDEGTFREDLYYRLNVLPLELPPLRQRKEDIIDLVDYFIKKYDIGEKISEITPEAIKFLKNYHWPGNIRELENVVERIVILSEEKTLRVNNLPMEILGQRKNIKEPIIYFPEEGINLEVVERELILKALKLSGQNQSKAAGLLSITRSALIYRMQKHHID, from the coding sequence TTGGGTAAGATTTTAGTGATAGATGATGAAGAGTATATAGGTTGGGTCATTAAAAAAGCCTTTGAACCTACTAGTAACCAGGTTTCACTATGCCTTTCTGGAAAAGCGGGACTTTTAGAAATGCAAAGGCAAAGTTATGACTTGATATTTTTAGACCTGCGACTCCCAGATATAGATGGAATGGACTTGCTATTAGAATTAAAAAAAATACAGCAGCACGTAGCTGTTATCATCATTACAGCTCATGGCAGTATAGATACAGCCATCGAGTGCATGAAACGTGGGGCTTTTGATTATATTACAAAACCTTTTGATGTGGATGAGCTATTGCTTCAAGCTCAGAAGGCTATGGAAATGGGAAGGCTTAGAGGAGAGCTCAGCTATCTTAGAGGTGAAGTTATAAAAGATATTGATGACACCAGGTTTTCTAGTAATAATGAAAGGGTAAATTCAGTATTTAGATCCATTGCTCAGGTAGCAGAAACTACAGCTACAGTGCTTATAACTGGTGAAAATGGAACTGGAAAAGAATTGCTTGCAAGAAGAATACATCAGAAGAGCAATAGAGAAAATTATGCTTTTGTAGTCTATAACTGCAGTACTGAGTCTGAAATCACAATTGACAGTGAACTCTTTGGAAGTGAAAAAACTAATTTAATAGGAGAAATGGAAAGAACCCTTGGAAAATTTGAGTTAGCAGATAATGGCACAATTTTTATAGAGGAAGTAGGGGCAATGAGCTTAAGTATCCAAGCAAAGTTACTTAGATTAATAGAAGAAAAAGAGTTTCAAAGAGTTGGTAGTAATAGCAATATTAAAATTGATGTTCGAATTATTGCTACATCTAGTAAGAACTTAGCTGTGGCAATTGACGAAGGAACCTTTAGAGAAGATTTATATTACAGATTAAATGTGCTTCCCCTTGAATTACCACCTTTAAGACAGAGGAAAGAGGATATTATAGATTTAGTAGATTATTTTATTAAAAAATATGATATAGGAGAAAAAATATCTGAAATAACACCTGAAGCCATTAAGTTTCTTAAAAATTATCATTGGCCTGGTAATATACGTGAGCTGGAGAATGTGGTAGAAAGAATTGTAATTTTAAGTGAGGAAAAAACACTTAGGGTAAACAATCTTCCTATGGAAATACTTGGTCAAAGAAAAAATATCAAAGAACCAATTATTTATTTTCCAGAGGAAGGTATAAATTTAGAAGTTGTAGAAAGAGAGTTAATTTTAAAAGCCCTAAAATTAAGTGGTCAAAATCAGAGTAAGGCGGCTGGGCTTTTATCAATTACTCGCTCCGCATTAATTTATAGGATGCAAAAACATCATATAGATTAA
- a CDS encoding multicopper oxidase domain-containing protein, which produces MKFIKLKKLVNEKTFNRVLVGVITVSLVFGVGGQLYAPAAASVAPGMNPGGVPDYFGTVPNYANSPLPEVDSSGNVIPGTGIRKFVDSLPGLGAANANNLGNYLPVGVPDTTTYPGSDYYEINLVEYSQKLHSDLPQTKLRGYVQVNTTDPTVSKPSYMGPIIVAQKDRPVRIKFTNKLPIGEAGDLFLPVDTTLMGAGMGPNGVDMYTQNRATLHLHGGITPWISDGSPHQWITPAGENTPYPTGVSVKNVPDMPDPGPGSMTFFYSNQQSARLMFYHDHSYGLTRLNVYAGEAAGYMIKDDAEKALIASGDIPSDEIPLIIQDKTFVPNDTQLAKEDPTWDTAKWGGMGNLWFPHVYMPNQNPYDNSGANTMGRWDYGPWFWPPYTGLQYGPVANPLAGINGEPPMNPGVPNVSIVPESFLDTPVINGAAYPYLDVQPKPYRFKILNAANDRFFNLQLYTAKSNSKMWNANGALADSDAGEVNMVDAVKTAGYPATWPTDGRDGGVPDPAAIGPNIVQIGTEGGLLTTPAVIPAQPIDYVYNRRDIIVLSVSSKSLFMGPAERADVVIDFTKYAGKTLILYNDSAAPVPAFDPRNDYYTGNPDLTSSGGAPTTLPGYGPNTRTIMQIKVAAAPAPGYKLSDIKVTNAGTGYTSPVVTIDAPVATSGVTTTTATATALSAVDAITANNLGSGYSTAPLVTLTGGGSKTPATAKATIKIANIAISSSGVGYKTAPAVTINDSAGGTGTGASAKATLSLTGISLTTPGTGYTSVPTVAISDSAGGTGTGANATATIDPASGAVTGISITSAGIGYTTPIVTITGGGATTSATATVLGKLDNIMLTSPGTGYTTPIISLTGGGATTSATAVITSVVDKILIISPGASYTSAPTVAISGGGATTNATATATIKIVAFNLTNEGKGYLVAPAVHITDITGTGALATATLGEPLALLNKSVPIAFKASQNPLIVPDGTYVRIQDNSLKFTPPGTSTQLSLPLGSKAIQELFTMDYGRMNATLGVELPNTNIRNQTTIPLGYLDPATEVLQDSVTPMSPVAGDGTQIWKITHNGVDTHAIHFHLFDVQLINRVGWDGAIRKPDANEMGWKDTVRMNPLEDCIVAFRPVAPKINFGLPDSIRPLDPTAPLGTTTQFTGIDPTTGNPKVVTNVMTNFGWEYLWHCHLLGHEENDMMRPMVLNVARRLAIAPVVTFTRTAAPVTLNWTDGTPGNAPSSLGNPSSEIGFNIERATIGSNGKPGTYAKIGSALANKTSYTDLSANSTTSYSYRVIAFNAAGNSISIPITISSPPAAPTELVASVQPGPKVNLTFTDNATSETGFNIQRSVNGGAFTALATLGSNNNTGLVYYTDVNVTKGSTYDYRVIAVKGTQLSNYSNTASVTIPTTPVAPSSLTATATTGGNNRDNVTLTWVDNSSNETSFILQRADNSTFTNNTNNASISANTMTTQQTGLNRRMTYYYRLQAVNQSGVSSWSNVVIVRTP; this is translated from the coding sequence ATGAAATTTATTAAGTTAAAAAAGCTAGTCAATGAAAAAACCTTCAATCGAGTTCTTGTTGGTGTCATAACTGTCTCACTAGTTTTTGGTGTGGGTGGTCAATTGTATGCACCAGCCGCTGCAAGCGTAGCACCTGGAATGAATCCAGGTGGAGTTCCCGACTATTTTGGAACAGTACCAAATTATGCAAATAGCCCCCTACCAGAAGTAGATTCTTCTGGCAATGTAATACCAGGTACTGGAATACGTAAATTTGTTGACTCACTTCCAGGACTTGGAGCTGCCAATGCAAATAATTTAGGCAACTATTTGCCTGTTGGTGTCCCAGATACAACAACCTATCCAGGATCTGACTATTATGAAATTAACCTGGTAGAATATTCACAAAAGCTTCATTCAGATTTACCACAAACTAAACTTCGTGGATATGTTCAGGTAAATACAACAGACCCTACAGTAAGTAAACCTAGCTATATGGGACCAATAATTGTAGCTCAAAAGGATCGACCAGTACGTATTAAATTCACCAATAAGCTTCCTATCGGAGAAGCTGGGGATCTTTTCCTACCTGTTGATACTACCCTTATGGGAGCAGGAATGGGTCCAAATGGAGTTGATATGTATACACAAAACCGCGCCACACTTCATCTCCATGGTGGTATCACTCCTTGGATTAGTGATGGTAGTCCTCATCAATGGATTACACCAGCTGGCGAGAACACACCTTATCCTACAGGTGTTAGTGTGAAGAATGTACCTGATATGCCAGATCCAGGTCCAGGCTCTATGACATTTTTCTATTCAAATCAGCAGAGTGCTAGGTTAATGTTCTATCATGATCATTCTTACGGACTTACAAGGCTTAATGTTTATGCTGGAGAGGCTGCAGGATATATGATCAAAGACGATGCTGAAAAAGCATTAATAGCTTCTGGAGATATTCCAAGTGATGAAATACCTCTAATTATTCAAGATAAAACTTTTGTTCCAAATGATACCCAATTAGCTAAAGAGGATCCCACTTGGGATACTGCTAAATGGGGAGGCATGGGAAACCTATGGTTCCCACATGTTTATATGCCAAATCAAAACCCTTATGATAATTCCGGTGCAAATACAATGGGACGATGGGATTACGGTCCATGGTTCTGGCCACCATACACTGGATTACAGTATGGACCAGTTGCCAACCCATTAGCTGGTATAAATGGTGAACCACCAATGAACCCAGGAGTACCAAATGTATCAATAGTACCTGAGTCATTTTTAGATACACCAGTAATTAATGGTGCTGCATATCCATATCTTGATGTTCAGCCAAAACCTTACCGTTTTAAGATTCTTAACGCAGCCAATGATAGATTCTTTAATCTACAACTTTATACAGCTAAGTCAAACAGCAAAATGTGGAATGCAAATGGTGCCCTTGCTGATTCAGATGCAGGAGAAGTAAATATGGTTGACGCGGTTAAAACCGCAGGCTATCCTGCCACTTGGCCAACAGATGGAAGAGACGGCGGTGTTCCAGATCCTGCTGCAATTGGACCAAATATAGTTCAAATTGGAACAGAGGGCGGTCTTTTAACAACACCAGCAGTTATTCCAGCTCAACCTATTGATTACGTATACAACCGTAGAGATATTATTGTTTTAAGTGTATCAAGTAAATCTCTATTTATGGGACCAGCTGAAAGAGCAGATGTTGTCATTGACTTTACAAAGTATGCAGGTAAGACCCTAATACTTTATAACGACTCAGCAGCACCAGTTCCAGCCTTTGATCCACGTAATGATTATTATACTGGAAATCCAGACCTTACCTCCTCAGGAGGAGCTCCTACAACACTTCCTGGTTATGGTCCAAATACCCGTACCATTATGCAAATAAAGGTTGCGGCAGCCCCAGCTCCAGGATACAAGCTATCAGACATTAAAGTTACAAATGCAGGAACAGGTTATACTTCTCCAGTAGTAACTATAGATGCTCCAGTAGCTACTTCTGGTGTTACAACTACAACGGCAACTGCTACAGCATTAAGTGCAGTTGATGCCATAACCGCTAATAATCTAGGGTCAGGATACTCAACCGCTCCCCTAGTTACCCTAACAGGTGGTGGTTCTAAAACTCCTGCAACCGCTAAGGCAACAATTAAAATCGCAAATATAGCAATATCAAGTTCGGGAGTAGGTTATAAGACTGCACCAGCAGTTACCATTAATGATTCTGCTGGAGGTACTGGCACAGGTGCTAGCGCCAAAGCAACCTTATCTCTTACTGGTATATCACTTACTACCCCTGGTACAGGTTATACTTCAGTTCCAACTGTCGCTATATCTGATTCAGCAGGTGGGACGGGCACTGGAGCTAATGCTACAGCAACCATAGACCCAGCAAGTGGAGCAGTTACAGGTATTTCAATAACAAGTGCTGGCATCGGATATACGACACCAATTGTAACCATAACTGGCGGAGGCGCAACTACAAGCGCTACAGCCACAGTACTTGGGAAGCTAGACAATATAATGCTTACAAGTCCTGGCACTGGATATACTACTCCTATTATTTCATTAACCGGAGGTGGCGCCACAACTAGTGCGACTGCTGTTATAACTAGTGTGGTTGACAAAATCCTTATTATCAGCCCAGGAGCTTCATATACTTCTGCTCCAACTGTCGCCATCTCAGGTGGAGGTGCTACTACAAATGCTACAGCTACCGCAACTATAAAAATTGTAGCTTTTAATCTTACTAATGAAGGAAAAGGTTACCTTGTAGCTCCAGCTGTTCATATAACAGATATAACCGGAACAGGCGCTTTGGCTACCGCTACTCTTGGTGAACCGCTAGCGCTCTTAAATAAATCGGTACCTATAGCCTTCAAGGCATCCCAAAATCCACTAATAGTGCCTGATGGAACTTATGTTAGAATTCAAGATAATTCTCTTAAATTCACTCCACCAGGAACAAGTACTCAGCTAAGTTTACCGCTAGGTTCTAAAGCAATCCAAGAATTATTTACAATGGATTATGGAAGAATGAATGCAACTCTTGGTGTAGAATTGCCTAATACAAACATTAGAAATCAAACCACCATTCCTCTAGGCTATCTAGATCCAGCCACAGAGGTGCTTCAAGACTCAGTAACCCCAATGTCTCCAGTTGCTGGAGATGGAACTCAAATATGGAAGATAACACATAACGGCGTTGATACCCATGCCATCCATTTTCATCTTTTTGATGTTCAGCTTATTAACAGAGTAGGCTGGGACGGCGCTATCAGAAAACCGGATGCTAATGAAATGGGATGGAAGGATACAGTTAGAATGAATCCACTAGAAGATTGTATAGTTGCATTTAGACCAGTGGCTCCAAAAATAAACTTCGGACTTCCAGACAGCATAAGGCCACTTGATCCAACTGCACCGCTTGGCACAACAACTCAATTTACGGGTATTGATCCTACTACTGGTAATCCTAAAGTTGTTACCAATGTTATGACTAACTTTGGTTGGGAGTATTTATGGCATTGCCACCTACTAGGACATGAAGAAAATGATATGATGAGGCCAATGGTGCTTAATGTAGCTCGCAGGTTGGCTATTGCACCTGTTGTTACTTTCACAAGAACTGCAGCACCTGTAACTCTTAATTGGACAGATGGGACACCAGGAAATGCTCCATCCTCCCTTGGAAATCCTTCAAGTGAGATAGGCTTCAATATAGAGAGGGCTACAATTGGTAGTAATGGCAAACCTGGAACTTATGCAAAAATAGGTTCAGCATTAGCTAATAAAACAAGCTATACGGACTTATCTGCAAATTCAACTACTAGTTATAGCTATAGAGTTATTGCTTTTAATGCAGCAGGAAATTCAATTTCTATACCAATAACTATAAGTTCACCACCTGCAGCACCAACAGAACTCGTTGCATCAGTGCAACCGGGACCTAAGGTTAATTTAACCTTTACAGATAATGCTACAAGTGAAACTGGCTTCAATATTCAGCGTTCTGTTAATGGAGGTGCATTTACAGCTCTTGCTACTCTAGGGTCAAATAATAATACAGGTTTAGTTTATTATACTGACGTTAATGTTACAAAAGGTTCCACCTATGATTATAGAGTAATTGCAGTGAAAGGAACCCAATTATCAAATTATTCAAATACTGCAAGTGTTACTATTCCAACTACTCCTGTAGCACCATCTTCATTGACGGCAACTGCTACTACAGGAGGAAATAACCGGGATAATGTTACACTTACTTGGGTTGATAATTCAAGTAATGAGACAAGTTTCATATTGCAAAGAGCAGATAATTCAACTTTTACAAACAATACAAATAATGCAAGTATTTCTGCAAATACAATGACAACACAACAAACTGGATTAAATCGTAGAATGACGTATTATTACAGGCTTCAAGCGGTTAATCAAAGTGGAGTATCTTCCTGGAGTAATGTTGTAATTGTAAGAACTCCATAA
- a CDS encoding ABC transporter ATP-binding protein: MIQITDMYKIYTMGQNKVTALNGISLHINLHEFVAIVGPSGSGKSTLMNMLGCLDVPTSGSYRLDGLEVSRLKDDNLAEIRNFKIGFIFQKFNLLQKLSALENVELPLIYQGVHNKEAKRRAMEALATVSLKERMHHRPSELSGGQQQRVAIARALVTRPPVLLADEPTGALDSKTGIEVMSILRELNSNGNTIILITHDNDLAAVAKRIIRISDGQITEDKELV; the protein is encoded by the coding sequence ATGATTCAAATAACTGATATGTACAAGATATATACCATGGGACAAAATAAAGTAACTGCACTTAATGGCATAAGTTTGCATATAAACTTACATGAATTTGTTGCCATAGTTGGGCCTTCTGGCTCAGGGAAATCTACCCTTATGAATATGCTCGGATGCTTAGATGTACCAACTTCTGGTAGTTATAGATTAGACGGCCTTGAAGTGAGCAGATTAAAGGATGATAACCTAGCAGAAATAAGAAATTTTAAAATTGGATTTATATTTCAGAAATTTAATTTACTCCAAAAACTATCGGCACTGGAAAATGTGGAACTACCACTAATTTATCAAGGAGTCCACAATAAGGAAGCCAAACGCAGAGCAATGGAAGCTCTAGCAACGGTTAGCCTTAAAGAAAGAATGCACCATAGACCTAGTGAACTATCAGGAGGTCAGCAACAAAGAGTAGCTATTGCTAGAGCACTAGTAACAAGACCTCCAGTACTTCTTGCAGATGAGCCTACTGGAGCACTAGACAGTAAAACTGGAATAGAAGTAATGAGTATTTTGAGAGAGCTTAATTCAAATGGTAATACGATCATTTTAATAACGCATGATAATGATCTTGCAGCTGTGGCAAAACGTATTATAAGAATATCAGATGGTCAAATTACTGAGGACAAGGAGTTGGTATAG